The DNA segment CCTCGACGAAGTCGGCGACGCTGGAGCCACGACGGCCCGGCGTAGTCGGCTTGTACTTGCGGATTCCCATTTCTCAGTCCTCGTCCGATTCCGGACGATCCGGACCTCCGTCAGGAGGTCGGACCGCCGAAGATGTCGATACGGTCGCCCTCGGCAAGGGTCACGATCGCGCGCTTGGTACCCGCGCGCTGGCCGAAGCCGGTGCGGGTGCGCTTGCGCTTGCCCTGGCGGTTGATCGTGTTGACCCCGGTGACCTTGACCGAGAAGACCGCCTGCACGGCCTCCTTGATCTCCGTCTTGTTGGAGCCCGGAGCGACGATGAACGTGT comes from the Streptomyces sp. KMM 9044 genome and includes:
- the rplW gene encoding 50S ribosomal protein L23 translates to MAVRHPSIASKAAKKAKAARVAKARRHATEGKNTVVTPASKSYTDPRDVLIKPVVSEKSYALIDENKYTFIVAPGSNKTEIKEAVQAVFSVKVTGVNTINRQGKRKRTRTGFGQRAGTKRAIVTLAEGDRIDIFGGPTS